The DNA window TCTCTTTCAGAAAAATGGAATATTTTACAATCAGAAATAAGTATTGGTTCTGGTGGGCTTTTTGGTGATGGATTTCTTAATAGCAAACAAAATGAATTTAATTTTCTTCCAGAAGCAGATACAGACTTCATCTTTTCAATTTTTGCAGAACAGTTTGGATATTTAGGGGTTGTTATAGTCCTATTTCTACTTACCGTGTTTGTGATTCTATCCATGATTGTAGTAATGCAACAAAAACGGCTTACAACTGATATGTCTCCATATTATCTTGGCACATACTTTACTTTTATTATTGGATTTAGCTTTTTAATGAATGTTCTGATGGTAAGTGGTCTTATTCCGGTAGTTGGACTACCATTGCCATTTTTCACCAAAGGGGGATCATCTCTATTATGCTTTTCAATAATGTTAGGTTTAATTTTTTCATCAAGAGGATTTTTAAGAGGATGAGATTTTTTCTATTTTTGCTTTTATCACTTTATATTGAATCAAACATTACAGAAAGAGATGATGTTAAGGAATTTATTAAATTTGCAATTTCTAATTCAGATCTAGATAGGGATGAAGTATTAGCATTTATTAAAGATGCAAAACCTTCAAAAAAAGCTGTTGTTTTAAAAAATAATCAACCAGAAGTAAAAGCCACTTGGGATTCCTATCGCAATACAAGAGTATCTGCAACAAGAATTATAAATGGATTGAAATTTTTACTTGATCACAAAATATTGCTTGAAAACGTAGAGAAAGATTTTGGAGTTTCAAAATTTTATATTGTTTCAATAATTGGAATTGAAACAAATTATGGAAGAAATTATGGTTCTTTTAATCCTCTTGATGCTATCTTTACAAGAGCATTTGATCCTAAAAGTAAATATTGGCAAAACGAACTTTTAGAACTCTTTAAAATTGCAAAACGATATAATCTTCAACCAAAAAATATGCGTAGTTCCTGGTCAGGAGCCATGGGACTGGGACAATTCATTCCTTCAAGTTATAACTCTTATGGGGTTGATTACAATTACGATGGAGTAGTTGATTTGATGGATTCTAGAGAAGACGGAATTGCCAGTGTGGCAAACTACCTAAAGGTTCATGGATGGATCAATGATGCTCGCACAGTTGAAGAAGTTGAAATTGAAAATAGAATATCTTCATTATCAGAATTTCAGATTGACGAACTTTTATTACCTTACAGAATAAATAATTTCCGCACAAAAATTTCGGCTGATGAAATAAAAAAAGGAGGCTTAAAATTTAATGAAAACTTTTCAGGTAAAATAACGCCGTTATTAATGCATCAAAACGGAAAAACAAGATTATTTCTTGGATTTGACAATTTTAGGGTAATAACTAAATATAATCGAAGTAGTAAATATGCATTAGCAGTGCATCAATTGGCTGAAGAAATTGAAAAAAAATATTATGAAACAATTTAGTTTTCTATTGCTTATTTCACTAAGTATCAATTTATTTTCATCACCTATTCCAAAACCACCAGATTTAGGTGTTGGAAGTTATATTTTATATGAACCAACTACAGATACTGTTATTGCTTCCTTTAATGAAAATGAATCTGTTGAGGTTGCTAGTCTTACCAAACTGATGACAAGTTATGTAGTTGCTGATCAAATCAAGCAAGGCTACATATCAATGGAAGATGAGCCGACAATTTCTGTAAAAGCATGGCAAACACCAGGATCACAAATGTTTATAAGAGAGGGAACTAAAGTAAAAGTTTCAGACTTAGTTAAAGGAATGGTGATAATTTCTGGTAATGATGCAAGTGTAGCTTTAGCCGAACATATAGCAGGAAGTGAAGAAAATTTCGTCTATTTAATGGATCAATACGCTGTAGATTTAGGTTTGAGTAATTCTGATTTTAATAATTCGAGTGGATTGCCG is part of the SAR86 cluster bacterium genome and encodes:
- a CDS encoding lytic murein transglycosylase, giving the protein MRFFLFLLLSLYIESNITERDDVKEFIKFAISNSDLDRDEVLAFIKDAKPSKKAVVLKNNQPEVKATWDSYRNTRVSATRIINGLKFLLDHKILLENVEKDFGVSKFYIVSIIGIETNYGRNYGSFNPLDAIFTRAFDPKSKYWQNELLELFKIAKRYNLQPKNMRSSWSGAMGLGQFIPSSYNSYGVDYNYDGVVDLMDSREDGIASVANYLKVHGWINDARTVEEVEIENRISSLSEFQIDELLLPYRINNFRTKISADEIKKGGLKFNENFSGKITPLLMHQNGKTRLFLGFDNFRVITKYNRSSKYALAVHQLAEEIEKKYYETI